The genomic region CTCGTGTGCCCGCCCGCGGTGCTGGACGACTTGTTCGCCGACCTGTTCGCTGCCGCTCTTGGCGGTGATCACCGATGAACACCGAAGACCAGCTCCTCCGCGATGCCCACGAGGCCAGCCGGATCCGAGCACACCAGACCCACCCGGACGTGATCGCGCTCCAGGTCGAACGTATCCGACGGCAGGTCGACCGGCTCATGTGGACCGGCATCGTGCTCGGGCTGGCCTTCACCATGGCCAACGTCGCGCACTTCGCCGCCCACGGCGCCCCACGGTTCTCCCTGCCCTGGTTCACCGCCTGGCTGTTGGACCCCATGGTCAGCCTGGTGCTGATCGCGATCCTACGCGCCGAGCAGGTCACCGCCCAGTACCAACTCCGGACCGGGCCGTGGGTGCGCCGGGCGAAGTGGGCGATGCTGGCCGCGACCTACGCCATGAACACCTGGTCGGCCTGGGCCAGCGGGGACGGCAAGGCGGTGCTGCTGCACTCGGTGCCTCCGCTGGTGATCTTCCTGGCAGCCGAGGCGATCACCGACTTGCGGGACAAGCTCACGACCGCGGTCACCCGCGCCTGCAGCACCCCCGCCTCCCAGCCGAACACCCCGTTCACCGCCGCCGAGTCCAGGTCGGTGAACGCCAACACCGCCGTGGCCGCGAACTCCACGGGGACCGTTCATGAACAGCCCGCTGTCGGCGTTCATGAACGCCGCGCAGGTGTGAACCGCAACGCCGACAAGGCCACTGGCCGTGGCGGCCGCCGGGTGAGCTTCGCGGAGTACCTGGCTCGCGCGCAGCAGACGCGCACCGCCGACACCGTGGTCACCCCGGCCTGGGTGCGGCATGTGACCGGTTGCTCGCGCGGCCTGTCCTCGCAGCTGGCTGCGGCCATGAACGCCGACACCGGGCCGTCGGTGAACGTCGCCACCGTGTTCACGGGCGACGAGCCGGCCAGCACGCCCGTGAACGGCGCCTCTCACCTGGTGGTGACGCCATGACCACGGTCGTACCTGGCACGCCGAGTGCCGTCGAGCTGGAGGCCGCGCGGCTGCTGCTGGAACGCCTGGGCGTCACACCGGAGGACCTACTCGCCGTGCCGCAGCAGCGGCCGCCGGTGCCGACCTTCGCCGAGTACATCCCGGAAGTGGTGGAGGCGGTCAGCAAGGGCACCCGCCGCGTGTACGGAAGCTACTGGAACCGCATCCGCGCCAACTGGGGCGATCGCCATCTCGATGAACCCACTGCCTCGGAGGTGAAGCAGCTCGCTGAGCACGTCCAGGCCACTGCCAAGGTCCGGCGCAACGGCCGTGGTGGTCGTGGAGCCGCCGAGCACTTCATCGCCGCCCTGCGCTGCCTGTACAAGCACGCCGAGAACGACCAGCTGATCACCGAGGCCCACAACCCGGCGCGCAAGGTCGACAAACCCCGCCGCCTGCCCTCTACCCGGTGCGCGATCCCCAGCAACGGCCTGGCCGAGATCAACCACGTCGTCGCCACCACCGGCAACGACCCGGAGCTGGACACCCTGATCCTGAGGCTGCACACCGAAACAGCCTGCCGCCGCGGCGGTGCGCTCGCGTTGCGCCCCAAGGATCTCGACCCCAAACAGTGCCTGATCCTGTTGCGGGAGAAAGGAGGCACGGCCCGATGGCAGCCGGTCTCCCCAACCCTCATGCGCGGCCTGCTCCGCCACGCGAAGGAACGCGGCGCCGGAGCTGACGATCAGCTTCTCCGCTACCGCGACGGCAGACCCATCACCACCCGCCGCTACGACCACCTCTGGAGCCGGATCGGCAAACATCTGCAGTGGGTCGCGGCCCAGCAGCTGTCCACGCATTGGTTGCGCCACACCACCTTGACCTGGGTCGAGCGCAACTTCGGCTACGGCATCGCCCGCGCCTTCGCCGGCCACAACGACCAGAGCGGCGACCCGGGCACCACCACGACCTATATCCGGGCCAACCTCCAGGAGATCGCCAAGGCGCTCGCCGCGCTTACCGGAGAACCCCACCCGCTGGCGTGAGCATCGGCTGAGGCCTGGCGGCTGGCACGGCCAGCCGAGAGCGTCAGTAGCTGACGAGAGGCCCACCTGATTTCCACCAGGTGGGCCTCTCTCCGGCTATGCTGGGGGGTGGACTGGCTCGGCGGTCGCGCCGCGGGGCTACCGAACTCACTCGTCACGCCCAAGCCCCGCGCCACAGGGGCTGTTCGGCGACCGCACAGTTCGGGAGATTCCGTTGACCAGCTACAGCATTCTGCCCACCGGGCCCCGCTACACCGTTTTGGCCACCTGGCCCGGCGAACCGGCCGACACCAGCACCAAGGTCACCACCCTCAACGACAGCAAGTTGGCCGAGCAGCTGGCGCCGACGCTGACACAGCTGTCGGAGGACGCGTGGGATGCCGCGGCCTGGCTGGACACCTCGCCGTCCCTGGAGACGGCGATCTCCCAGGTGATCGAACAGCTGCGCAGCCCAGCGGAGTCGATGAGTCCGATAGACCTGACCGCCGAACCCGCTGCTCGGCATGGCGATCAGTGGAGCTTCTTCGACGCCAAGGACCTGCTGGCCCATGAGCTGCCCGAGATCATGAACGCGATGACCCGGCCCCAGCGCCTGACCATCGCCGACGAGCTCGCCACCGACGCGGCCGCCCGAGCCGAGGCGCTCCAGCTTCTCCCCACCGGGCTTGATCCCGACGATCCGGCATCACGCATCTGGCAGATGTGCGAGGTGACCCGCTCCGAACGCAACGGCCAGACCGGCCCGCTGCCCGAAGGTGCCGCGGGCTGGCTCGTGCGCAGCTGGGGACCGTACCTGGTGTCCCCGGCCATGCGGTGGGGCGCGCGTGACCGACTGGTGCGGATCGAGCAGCTCGCGGCCGCTTGCCTGGCCCACGGAGGAGTGGGAGATGTTGAAGATGACCCGCTGCAGGCTCGTCTTGTGATGCCGCGCCCTCCGGGCAACATTGATGCCGAGGCCTACTACGTGACGGTGCACGAGGGCCGATTCAACTCGTGGGACACCGACCCGTTCCACCCGATGACCGTCAGCCGCAAAGCTTCTGGGGAGACGCAGATCCTCGGCAAACTCGATGCCACCGACGACGACGGCTTTGCCGAGCTACTCGGAGAGTGGACGCGGATGGTCCCGTTCAATCGATGATCAGCAGGGGCAGCCGGCTGCGGCGCGTTGAAGGCATAGGATAACGCGGTGTAGTTGCTCAAGATCATCACACCTGGTCAAGCTAACTTGCTGACACCATCGAATTACATCGCCAACGCAAAGTGGAAGTGCACCTCGGCGTCGGACTAGACGTATCGCATCCCCTCCCCATCTCAGGACGGATGCTGTGAGTCACCCTGAAACGCACTTAGTCAACGCTTCCCTCGACTTCGGAACCCATGCCACCGGCTACGGCTGGTGCGAGCACGGCGTCGACGATCCGGCGTTGCGGAAGATCCGCACGTTCGACCAGTGGCCGAACCAACCGGTTCCGTCGGTCAAGACGTTGACCGCACTTCTGCTCGACCGTGACGGCGATGTGATCGCGTGGGGCCACGACGCGCTGCGCAGGTGGAACGAGCACCGGGCCGACCGCCGCGACAAGGGCTGGCGCTACCACCACGGTTTCAAAATGCATCTAGCCAAGGATGCGCCCAGATTGCGCACGTCCTGGGCCGCGTATGACGAATCGGAGGAACCGGTCGAGAACTTGATCACCAAGTTCTTGCGATGCATGCTCCGACACGTGCTGGCTGATCTTGCCGCCAGCGGATACCAGGAGTCAGATATCCGTTGGTGCATCACGGTTCCGGCCATCTGGAACGACCATCAGAAGGTCGTGATGCGCAAGTGCGCCGAGCGTGCGGGATTCCCTACGGAGGACGGCCGCCTGATCCTGGCTTACGAGCCCGAGGCCGCCGCACAGCACGCTCGGGTCAGCAACATCATGATCACCGACAGCCTCGGAGGAGCTAGGGACGTTCTCACTGCACCCGGCCGTCGCGTCGTTGTCGCGGACTGCGGTGGTGGCACCGCTGACATGACCTCGTTTCAGGTGGAGCCGGATGGCAGCCTGGTCGAGGTCGGCCGGGTTTCGGGTGACGCCCGCGGGTCGCACTACGTGAACGAAGCGTTGCTGAAGAACGTGCTTGTGCCACGGCTGGGTGGTGAGAAGTTGTACAAGAAGCTGGTCGAGCAGTGTCCGGAAGGAGTTGAGGATCTGCTCGCGGCCTGGGAGCGGGCCAAGCTGAACGTCGTGGTGGACCAGGCGCGTCCCGTCTACCTACCCATCCCGTTCGGGCTGGCGAAGAAGATGCCGCCTCGCGTTAAACGCGCCTTGGCCGAGGCACAAGATGGCAACGACACCAACATCGTCGTCACGGTGGAGGAAATCAAGGCTGCCTTCGAGACGGTCGTCCATCGGATCTGCGAACTCGTCTCCGAGCAGGTCGACATGGTGGAGGCCGATGCAGGCGAGGGTGGCGGTCCAGTCGTTGTCCTACTCGTCGGCGGATTCGCTGCATCCGAGTACCTTCGGAGACGACTGATCGATCACATCAAGGATCTGGCGATCGTCGTCGTACCTCCCGATCCTCAGGTGGCAGTGCTCTCCGGCGCCGTGCACTTCGCTTGCCGGCCGGACATCCGGGCGCGCCGGGCACGCCGAACCTATGGGATCGCCATGCGGTGTGATTTTGAGGAGGGCATCGACGACGAGGCCAGGCGGTGCCCGCCCGAACCTGGAGAGGACCACGCGGACAAATGTGTCGATCGATTCGTGGCTCTCGTCGAGAAGGGAACACTCGTACCCACCGACGCGGAAGTCTGGCAGGACGGATATCCGATCAAGGGTGATCAGACAGAGGTGGCGGTCGAATTCTACGGTGCCGACGACGGCTTGCCGCGCAACGTGGATGACCCGAACTGTAAATATCTAGGTAAGGTGCTGATCAAACTTGGGAAAGCGATGCGGTTGAGCATGAAAGGGCGAGCCATCCGCGTGCTCATGAAGTTTGGCGAGACAGAGATCAAGGTCCGGGTCGTCGTCCTGGCGACCGGAGTCGAACTCCCTTACACGCTAGAGTTGGCCGCTTCGTGACTTGGGCT from Crossiella sp. CA-258035 harbors:
- a CDS encoding site-specific integrase encodes the protein MTTVVPGTPSAVELEAARLLLERLGVTPEDLLAVPQQRPPVPTFAEYIPEVVEAVSKGTRRVYGSYWNRIRANWGDRHLDEPTASEVKQLAEHVQATAKVRRNGRGGRGAAEHFIAALRCLYKHAENDQLITEAHNPARKVDKPRRLPSTRCAIPSNGLAEINHVVATTGNDPELDTLILRLHTETACRRGGALALRPKDLDPKQCLILLREKGGTARWQPVSPTLMRGLLRHAKERGAGADDQLLRYRDGRPITTRRYDHLWSRIGKHLQWVAAQQLSTHWLRHTTLTWVERNFGYGIARAFAGHNDQSGDPGTTTTYIRANLQEIAKALAALTGEPHPLA